The following proteins come from a genomic window of Lolium rigidum isolate FL_2022 chromosome 5, APGP_CSIRO_Lrig_0.1, whole genome shotgun sequence:
- the LOC124652830 gene encoding germin-like protein 8-14 translates to MANAMLLPVLLSFLILPFSAMALTQDFCVADLSCSDTPAGYPCKASVTAGDFYYHGLAAAGNTTNLIKAAVTPAFVGQFPGVNGLGISAARLDIAVGGVVPLHTHPAASELLFVTEGTILAGFISSGANTPYTKTLYAGDIMVFPQGLLHYQYNGGSTPAVALVAFGGPNPGLQITDFALFANNLPSPVVEKVTFLDDATVKKLKSVLGGSG, encoded by the coding sequence ATGGCGAACGCAATGCTGCTCCCTgtgctcctctccttcctcatCCTGCCCTTCTCCGCCATGGCCCTCACCCAGGACTTCTGCGTCGCCGACCTGTCCTGCAGCGACACGCCGGCAGGGTACCCGTGCAAGGCCAGCGTCACCGCCGGGGACTTCTACTACCACGGCCTCGCCGCTGCCGGCAACACCACCAACCTCATCAAGGCCGCCGTGACGCCGGCCTTCGTCGGTCAGTTCCCGGGCGTCAACGGCCTCGGCATCTCCGCGGCCAGGCTCGACATCGCCGTCGGTGGCGTCGTGCCGCTCCACACCCACCCGGCCGCCTCCGAGCTGCTCTTCGTCACCGAGGGCACCATCCTGGCAGGCTTCATCAGCTCCGGGGCCAACACCCCCTACACCAAGACGCTCTACGCCGGCGACATCATGGTCTTCCCCCAGGGCCTGCtccactaccagtacaacggcggcagcACCCCGGCGGTCGCGCTCGTCGCCTTCGGCGGTCCTAACCCCGGCCTCCAGATCACCGACTTCGCGCTCTTCGCCAACAACCTGCCCTCACCCGTGGTCGAGAAGGTCACCTTCTTGGACGACGCCACCGTGAAGAAGCTCAAGTCCGTGCTCGGCGGCAGCGGCTAA